The Penaeus chinensis breed Huanghai No. 1 chromosome 34, ASM1920278v2, whole genome shotgun sequence DNA window atatagatagaattctgtatgtatatataaataattatgtatgtgtgtatatatagaaatcggtatatatgtgtctatacagaaatctgcatatatatatgtataagtatatatgtatgtacatatatatacatatatatatatatatatatatatatatatatatatatatagtatatatagtatgcaagaaaaatagtatatatagtatatatagtatatatagtatatatagtatatatagtatatataatatatatagtatatatagtatatatagtatatataatatatatactatatatagtatatatagtatatatagtatatatagtatatagaatatatatagtatatagaatatatatatagtatatagaatatatatatagtatatagaatatatatatagtatatagaatatatatatagtatatagaatatatatatagtatatagaatatatatatagtatatagaatatatatatagtatatagaatatatataatgtatatagaatatatataatgtatatatagaatatatataatgtatatatagaatatatataatgtatatatagaatatatataatgtatatatagaatatatataatgtatatatagaatatatatgtatatatacagatttgtatatatacagatatataatgtgtaggtGTATTTTGCAATCAAGACGCTCAATAACGCAACACATTATTTGAATAGTCACTTTGAGTGACAGAATAAACAGAGGCTACGATCCACTTCACCTCCCAAGGTCTATGTgctaaaagattaataaatatactacatatGATCAAACCTACCTTACCTCCACAAGTTAGGTGTTATGTTATGTTCTCTGTAGTTTGTAGGTTCTAATGACCGCTCCTGATTTGTCCAttccttgaataataataataacaataataataataataatagtaataatagtaataatagtaataatagtaataacagtaataacagtaataacagtaataatagtaataatagtaataatagtaataataggcgtGAAATgtctgttaatgatgattataatactaatatcaatcacATTGAAATCATACAAGGCACTTTCTAACATTCTACGCAAAAAGCTAAACAGccgagatacacagataggtacGGCTAATGAATAACAAACCGACTCACTGTTTGTCTACTTGGTAATTAatgaagcacttgtagagctatctatctgtgtgtaaggACACTGAATGgtcttatagtagtagtagtaattctaataatagaaacagtagtagaagtagcaataacaataacagtaggagGCAGGGAACATGTTACTAACTAACTGGGTTACCAAAGTCATTGTATATCTGCTTTATTACAATATGTGGCTCCTAAAGGAGCCGATGTTGTTCTAGGAGGCAAGAAAAGCATGCAACCTAGAGATTTACTTGGAGGAAGTGTACTTTGTGACGGCCTTTGTGCCCTCACTAACAGCGTGCTTGGCAAGTTCTCCAGGGAGCAACAGCCTGACAGCGGTCTGAATCTCCCGGCTGGTGATGGTGGAACGCTTGTTGTAGTGTGCAAGGCGGGAAGCCTCAGCTGCAATGCGCTCAAAAATGTCATTCACGAAAGAGTTCATGATAGACATGGCCTTGGAGGAGATACCGGTATCAGGGTGGACCTGCTTGAGCACCTTGTAGATGTAGATGCTgtagctctccttcctcctgcgcttcttcttcttatcaccctTGGTGATAGACTTTTGGGCCTTACCGGCCTTCTTGGCAGCCTTTCCGGAAGTTTTGGGTGGCATGATGCTTGTCGTCGTACCTACGGGACGAAGTACGTTTCCCGCACTCacaattttccttttattgtccAACGCGCGCGCCAGCCTCCCCGTACAGGACCACGACTACTGGCTGATCTGGTGTACACAGAACATGCCAGTTGTCGCAATCTGACTCAGTCAACCGGGGCCGCCTATAAAAGCTAAGCTCGCCGAAATTGCAGTAAGGTTTGTAAAGTACCTAACAAGCAAGCATCATGTCTGGTCGTGGTAAGGGTGGTAAGGTAAAGGGCAAGTCAAAGTCCCGCTCCAGCAGGGCTGGCCTTCAGTTCCCTGTGGGCAGAATTCACCGCCTTCTGCGTAAGGGAAACTACGCTGAGCGTGTGGGAGCAGGTGCCCCTGTGTACCTGGCTGCCGTCATGGAATACCTGGCCGCTGAGGTCCTGGAATTGGCAGGTAACGCCGCTCGTGACAACAAGAAGACCCGTATCATCCCCCGTCACTTGCAGCTTGCCATCCGTAACGATGAAGAGCTCAACAAGCTGTTGTCTGGCGTCACCATTGCCCAGGGTGGTGTTCTGCCTAACATCCAGGCTGTGCTCCTCCCCAAGAAGACCGAGAAGAAGTAAACACTCTTCTTGGTTCTCCCATCTCAACATCGGCTCCTTTAGGAGCCACAGTATCTCCCTAATGAGAAAATTGACAAATCATCAtggtaaaattattaataaatgtcATACCCATAACACAAGCCAGTACAGTTAGCCAACACCCGACTTCATGTTATCAGTAATACATGtacctctatacatatacatataaccatatatatacatgtacatacataaacaggtaaccagacatatacatgtacaaacatatacatataaccatatatatacatgtacatacataaacaggtaaccagacatatacatgtacatacatatacatataaccatacatatacagataaccatacatatacatgtacaaacatatacatgtacatacatatacatgtacatacatatacatgtacatacatatacatgtacatacatatacatgtaaccatacatatacatgtaaccatacatatacatgtacatacatatacatgtacatacatatacatgtacatacatatacatgtaaccatacatatacatgtacatacatatacatgtacatacatatacatgtaaccatacatatacatgtacatacatatacatgtaaccatacatatacatgtacatacatatacatgtacatacatatacatgtacatacatatacgtgtacatacatatacatgtacatacatatacatgtacatacatatacatgtaaccatacatatacatataaccaaacatatacatataaccaaacttatacatgtacatacatatacatataaccatacatttataaatatatatatatatatatatatatatatacatacatacatatatatatatataaatatatatatatatacataaatatacataaatatatataaatatatataaatatatataaatatataatatataaaaatatagagaaatttagatcaatgtcaataaatatagataaatatataaatcaatatagataaacataacaataaacacatcAACAAATATAGCGTTAACTATActgataaataaatcattaaatataaagagaaataaataagtaaatatgaagttaaataaaatttgtatatagagagaataatatcagtaaatataaagagaaatatataatcaaatataaagataaatatagttaaatatatcaatgaatatgtagctaaatataggtaaatatatcaataaatacatagataaatatataatcaaatatgtagataaatatatcaatatatatgtagataaatgtagacagatatataattaaatctgctgataaataaagataaatacatcaataaatatgtagataaatatagataaatgcatcaataaatatgtaaatatagataaatatatcaataaatctgctgataaatatagataaatgcatcaataattatgtaaatatagataaatatatcaatgaatatgtagataaatatagagaatatatatataaatacgtagataaatattgataaatatataactaaatatgtagataaatatatcaatatatatgtagatacatctagatagatatatcaataaatatgtagataaatatagataaatatataattaaatatgtagataaatatagataaatatataattaaatatgtagagaaatatatcaatatatatgtagataaatgtagctaaatatatcaatgaatatgtaaataaatatagataaatatatcaattaatatgtacctaaatataggtaaatatgtcaataaatacgtggataaatatagagaaatatatcattaaatatgtagatagatatatcaataaatatgtagatagatatatcaataaatatgtagataaatataaattaatacatcaataaatatgtagctaaatataaataaatacatcaataaatatgtagctaaatataaataaatacatcaataaatatgtaaataaatataaataaatacatcaataaatatgtaaataaatatagatagatatatcaataaacctgctgaaaaatatagataaatacatcaataaatatgtagataaatatagatagatatatcaataaacctgctgaaaaatatagataaatacatcaataaataagtaaatatacataaatatatcaatgtatcaataaatctgctgataaatgtagataaatacatcaataagcctgctgataaataaagaactatacttcaatatgtaaatatagataaacatatcaataaatctgctgataaatatagataaatacatcaataaatctgctgataaatatagagaaatatatcaataaatctgttgataaatataaagaaatatatcaataaatctactgataaatatagagaaatatatcaataaatctgttgataaatataaagaaatatatcaataaatctactgataaatatagagaaatgtatcaataaatctactgataaatatagagaaacatataaataaatatgtagataaatatagtgaaatatatcaataaccctgctgataaatagagataaatacatcaataaatatgtaaatatagataaatatatcatgaatatgtcgataattgtagataaatatataaataaataaaaaaaagatataaaaatatatagacgtatagaagtgaatatatatatatatatatatatatatatatgtatatatatgtatatatatgtatatatatgtatatatatgtatatatatataatatatatgtatatatgtgtttatatgtatatatatgtatatatatgtatatatgtatatattatatgtatgtatgtatgtatatatatatatatatatatatatatatatatatatatatataaataaataaaaaaaagatataaaaatataaagacgtatagaagtgaatatatatatatatatatatatatatatatatatatatatatatatatgtatatatatatatgtatatatatatatatatgtatatatatatatatatatatatatatatatatatatttatataaatatatatatttatatatatatatatatatatatatatatatatatatatatatatattcacttctatacgtctttatatttttatatcttttatttatttatatatatatatatatatatatatatatttatatatatatatatatatatatataaatgtatatatatatatatataaatataaatatatattcatatatatatatataaacatatatatatatatatatatatgtatttatatatataaatatatataaatacacacacacacacacacatatatatacatctacatatatacatacagacaggcaggcagacatgaatatacgtatacatgtaaaaaGATCTGAAAATATccgaaaatatatagaatattaatttataatagaaataattttgatgcaaaaatattaaagaaaagtataatattgaggtattttaaaaataaaatagttataccgacaatagaaaacgaggcgttatttggcgttcgaagcggtgtctaaatcataattttatcaaaactttcaattgaaaatagacacccgcgagatattctttgattttattagaaaatacatttccaaactcagacaattcataggcgcctatttcttaacttgcccccgggcttcgagcaaattttagaaaatcgacaatcaTTGAAATACActaaattgtacatacatacatacacacacacgtataaacatatacaattaaatacatgaatttccaAGTAGCCCTCGACACCGCATTAATGTAATTTACCCATGTCACGTTAATTTGTTTCATTAAATAACAGCATGGAACAGAGAATCATAATTTATAACGATTTTATCCCTTCAATACCCCTATAAGATATTTCaataactttttaaacttttctgaggGACAACACactttgtaacacacacacagtcaaaaaaaaatacataaaactaataaatacatacttacatacaacctACCTATTAAACTGTGGATTGTTATTACTTGGTTCATCCATCCTGCAGAGGAGCTTCTGGTTCCATTGATTTGGCGCCAGCCTTGGGAAATGTGGATATACCGAACGGTGGATACGGCACCAATGACACGCACGACACATTTTTTGCTTTAACAATTCgtagaaatgatgaaagaaagagaaagcgcgagagaaagagaaggaaagagcgagtaaaagagagaccgagagaccgagagaccgagacagagacaggcaggcaggcaggcacgcacacacacacagtagacagaagaaagggacagaaaactCAACAAGACAAGAGTGAATCCATCCATAAGGAGAAATGAGTCAGTCACCAGCGAGgatgaaaagaagggggaaaatatagaaaaacattTACGACGCGAATTAAAAATGTGCATGGAAATTCATACATATCTTTCAATACGAAAAGCAGGAGGAGACACTACTGGATACACAAAAATAAACCATTATAAGGCTGTATGAATGTAAAAAATTGCACATTTACTTACTTTCGGCGACGATAAGATTCCATCTCCATCGAGTCTGAGCTTGAATGTAGTATTTTCTCCCAGTATTAGCTTGGCGAAAATATGTTGAAATGTaaatccttttccttcactcgttcacataaatacatatcgcacaagaacacagaaagagacagcacTCACGCCGATAGTCAGAGTGTAACTGATAACAGTCTTGGGGGAACAGGGGGAACGCGgacggatggatgggaggggcaCCGTTTCCGATAGTAGTTCCTACTATGATTGGCTGCGACGCGAGACAACTTGACGCTCATTGGCTGCGACGAGAGAAATCTCGATTGTCATTGGTTGTGAGGCAACGCAACTTGAAGCTCATTGGCTGTTGCCATAAGAGGGACTGATATGAAGAAAAATTTCAAACAGAATGCTTTTGATGAAATGCGTGTTACATGAACATTATACTAAACAATAATTACCAAAATGATCAAGCGATtgttgtaatagtgatgataacgaaacagtgataataaatatgaaaacatattcataataatagtaatagtaatcaaaagGACATTAAACGATAATaaaggaatagtaatgatgatgatactcttaatagtaatagcactaataacaatgataacatcagtaacaataacaataacaataataataataataataataataataataataataataataataataataataataataacagcaacagtaacagtattagtaacaggaacagtattagtaacagtaacagtattagtaacagtaacagtattagtaacagtaacgatattaggaacagtaacagtattagtaacagtaacagtattagtaacagtaacagtaacattattagtaacagtaacagtaacataaacatgaacatgaac harbors:
- the LOC125043500 gene encoding histone H2B; protein product: MPPKTSGKAAKKAGKAQKSITKGDKKKKRRRKESYSIYIYKVLKQVHPDTGISSKAMSIMNSFVNDIFERIAAEASRLAHYNKRSTITSREIQTAVRLLLPGELAKHAVSEGTKAVTKYTSSK
- the LOC125043497 gene encoding histone H2A, which gives rise to MSGRGKGGKVKGKSKSRSSRAGLQFPVGRIHRLLRKGNYAERVGAGAPVYLAAVMEYLAAEVLELAGNAARDNKKTRIIPRHLQLAIRNDEELNKLLSGVTIAQGGVLPNIQAVLLPKKTEKK